In the genome of Streptomyces sp. NBC_00190, one region contains:
- the pgsA gene encoding phosphatidylinositol phosphate synthase: MLNKYARAFFTRVLTPFAAFLLRRGVSPDAVTLIGTAGVVAGALVFFPRGEFFWGTITITLFVFSDLVDGNMARQAGVSSRWGAFLDSTLDRVADAAIFGGLALWYAGSGNDNALCAVAIFCLASGQVVSYTKARGESIGLPVAVNGLIERAERLVITLVAAGLSGLQTFGVPSWIGVLLPVALWVVAVGSLVTLIQRVVTVRRESAEADAAAASAEGGAA, translated from the coding sequence ATGCTGAACAAGTACGCGCGTGCATTCTTCACGCGTGTTCTCACGCCATTCGCCGCATTTCTGCTCCGGCGGGGGGTGAGCCCGGACGCGGTCACCCTGATCGGCACGGCCGGAGTGGTGGCGGGAGCGCTGGTCTTCTTCCCCCGGGGGGAATTCTTCTGGGGCACGATCACCATCACCCTCTTCGTCTTCTCCGACCTGGTGGACGGGAACATGGCCCGCCAGGCCGGCGTCTCCAGCCGGTGGGGCGCCTTCCTCGACTCCACCCTGGACCGGGTGGCGGACGCGGCGATCTTCGGCGGACTCGCACTCTGGTACGCGGGCTCCGGCAACGACAACGCGCTGTGCGCGGTGGCCATCTTCTGCCTGGCCAGCGGCCAGGTGGTCTCGTACACCAAGGCGCGCGGCGAGTCGATCGGGCTGCCGGTGGCCGTCAACGGGCTCATCGAGCGGGCCGAGCGGCTGGTGATCACACTGGTCGCGGCCGGCCTGTCCGGGCTGCAGACCTTCGGTGTGCCGTCCTGGATCGGGGTGCTGCTCCCGGTCGCGCTGTGGGTCGTGGCGGTGGGTTCCCTCGTCACGCTGATCCAGCGGGTGGTCACCGTACGTCGCGAGTCGGCCGAGGCCGACGCGGCGGCCGCCTCGGCCGAGGGCGGTGCGGCCTGA